A stretch of Candidatus Angelobacter sp. DNA encodes these proteins:
- a CDS encoding prepilin-type N-terminal cleavage/methylation domain-containing protein, producing the protein MKLARAFTLIELLVVIAIIAVLAALLLPALARSKALAKRTYCQNNLRQLGLGLGMYGDDNCRYPPSSSYATLVRGPTHGTCLWNVYLLDYAERESFYCPSFPDYFRWTTNPSPDGYSYPTNIEGNRPFCYAMNCYGVAAGGMGLGNGNDFLVAESRRPEEIKVPADMISIGDDSSSTTDNPGPRGGFKSGGWGVFTLIYSHLVDDRAGLIGRIHDDGGNMVFLDDHVEWQHWWKWIEFSDAAARRWNYDNQPHEEFWATNGP; encoded by the coding sequence ATGAAACTGGCTCGCGCATTTACCTTGATCGAACTGTTGGTGGTGATCGCTATCATCGCTGTGCTGGCGGCGTTGCTCCTGCCAGCGCTCGCACGAAGCAAAGCTCTGGCGAAACGGACCTATTGTCAGAACAATCTCCGCCAGCTTGGGTTGGGGCTTGGGATGTATGGGGACGACAACTGCAGGTACCCGCCTTCCTCAAGCTATGCGACGCTGGTACGTGGGCCAACTCACGGGACATGCTTGTGGAATGTTTACCTCCTCGATTACGCGGAGCGGGAAAGCTTCTATTGCCCTTCTTTTCCAGACTACTTCCGCTGGACGACAAATCCTTCTCCAGACGGATATTCCTATCCAACCAATATCGAAGGAAATCGGCCCTTCTGTTACGCCATGAATTGCTATGGTGTTGCGGCGGGAGGCATGGGACTGGGAAACGGCAACGACTTTCTGGTGGCGGAAAGTCGCAGGCCCGAAGAAATCAAAGTGCCCGCAGATATGATTTCCATTGGCGACGATTCAAGTAGCACAACGGACAATCCAGGCCCAAGAGGCGGATTCAAATCGGGAGGCTGGGGAGTGTTCACTTTAATCTACAGTCATTTGGTTGACGACCGAGCGGGTTTGATCGGCAGAATCCACGATGATGGCGGCAACATGGTTTTCCTCGACGACCACGTGGAATGGCAGCACTGGTGGAAGTGGATCGAATTCAGTGACGCTGCCGCGCGTCGCTGGAATTATGACAACCAGCCGCACGAGGAATTCTGGGCGACGAACGGTCCGTGA
- the argF gene encoding ornithine carbamoyltransferase, with the protein MKHLLSLEKLPRADMDQILAAAGPMKRERGRPGKLPLTGQTWALIFNKSSTRTRVSFEVGIRELGGQVMFLSANDIQIGRGEPIKDTARVLGRMIHGAVIRTYAQRDVEEFAQFSGVPTVNALTDDEHPCQVLADIFTFQEKRGPIQGKTVTFIGDGACNMPVSWMFAAAKLGFELRIAAPRAFQPSQEIVMRAGSAAGNGRAASPRGRWETRSPKQDGGIVVSDDVKAAATDSDLLYTDVWVSMGKESEAAERLRALEGYQINQSLVKLAKPDALVMHCLPAYRGKEIDEATFEANAPTIFDQAENRLHVQKAILNWLVS; encoded by the coding sequence ATGAAACATCTGTTGTCGTTGGAAAAACTGCCGCGAGCGGACATGGACCAGATCCTGGCCGCGGCCGGCCCCATGAAACGGGAACGCGGCCGGCCCGGGAAACTTCCGCTGACCGGCCAGACGTGGGCGCTGATCTTCAACAAGTCCTCCACGCGCACCCGCGTTTCCTTCGAGGTCGGCATCCGCGAACTGGGCGGCCAGGTGATGTTTCTCAGCGCAAACGATATCCAGATCGGCCGCGGTGAACCGATCAAGGACACCGCGCGCGTGCTGGGCAGGATGATTCACGGCGCCGTGATCCGCACCTACGCCCAGCGGGATGTCGAAGAATTCGCGCAATTCTCCGGCGTGCCGACGGTCAACGCGCTCACCGACGACGAGCATCCGTGCCAGGTGCTGGCCGACATTTTCACGTTTCAGGAAAAGCGCGGTCCGATCCAGGGCAAGACCGTGACGTTCATCGGCGACGGCGCGTGCAACATGCCGGTGTCGTGGATGTTTGCCGCAGCCAAGCTTGGTTTTGAGCTTCGCATCGCCGCGCCAAGGGCATTTCAACCGTCACAAGAAATTGTGATGCGGGCCGGGTCTGCCGCGGGCAATGGGCGCGCCGCATCCCCTCGAGGCCGGTGGGAAACCCGATCGCCAAAGCAAGATGGCGGCATTGTCGTCAGTGACGACGTCAAAGCGGCGGCAACAGATTCCGATCTCCTTTACACGGATGTGTGGGTTTCGATGGGCAAGGAATCGGAGGCCGCCGAACGCCTCAGGGCGTTGGAAGGTTATCAAATAAACCAGTCGCTGGTGAAACTGGCGAAACCGGACGCCCTGGTCATGCACTGCCTGCCGGCGTATCGCGGCAAGGAAATTGACGAGGCGACGTTCGAGGCGAACGCCCCGACGATATTTGATCAGGCCGAAAACCGGCTGCACGTTCAGAAAGCCATTTTGAACTGGCTGGTCTCCTGA
- a CDS encoding prepilin-type N-terminal cleavage/methylation domain-containing protein produces the protein MDAKSTGRSGASHRAAIGAQPVRAPAFTLIELLVVIAIIAILAALLLPALAQAKAQAHRIQCVNNQRQLALTSHVYSGDFNDTLVPNGGKRPGDAEKDNLWVLGWFHDFTAGFTNGAYLLDPKYAAFAPYLKTAAVYKCPSDRVTYLQSLGRPVPQIRSYSMNIYLAPVPSFAGYTSPRYQVARKGADIPLPAGAFVFQDVNPQNICTPAFIVRMPGSGMDGFFHYPATHHNRSGVIAFADGHVETHRWRDKRTFVTAPFGQKISHDISSPGNADLAWIRERTTVRKDQ, from the coding sequence ATGGATGCGAAATCAACCGGCCGTTCGGGCGCATCGCATCGAGCGGCAATTGGCGCGCAGCCGGTTCGGGCTCCGGCTTTCACGCTGATTGAATTGCTGGTGGTCATCGCCATCATCGCGATCCTCGCGGCGCTGCTGTTGCCGGCTCTCGCCCAGGCCAAAGCGCAGGCGCACCGCATTCAGTGCGTCAACAACCAGCGACAACTGGCACTTACCTCGCACGTTTACAGCGGCGACTTCAACGACACCCTGGTGCCCAACGGGGGCAAACGCCCCGGCGACGCGGAAAAGGACAATCTCTGGGTTCTCGGGTGGTTTCATGACTTCACCGCGGGTTTTACGAACGGGGCATATCTGCTGGATCCGAAGTATGCCGCCTTCGCACCATACCTGAAAACTGCGGCGGTCTATAAATGCCCGTCGGACCGCGTCACCTACCTGCAAAGCCTCGGCAGGCCCGTGCCGCAAATACGGAGCTACTCGATGAACATTTACCTCGCGCCGGTTCCCTCATTTGCGGGCTATACTTCACCTCGCTACCAGGTCGCCAGAAAAGGCGCCGACATTCCGCTCCCGGCGGGCGCGTTTGTATTTCAGGATGTGAACCCGCAGAATATTTGCACCCCGGCTTTCATCGTCCGGATGCCGGGGTCTGGCATGGACGGTTTCTTTCACTACCCCGCCACTCACCACAACCGGTCCGGTGTGATTGCATTTGCGGACGGCCATGTGGAAACCCATCGCTGGCGGGACAAGCGCACCTTCGTGACCGCTCCATTTGGACAAAAAATCAGCCACGATATTTCGTCTCCGGGAAACGCCGATCTGGCGTGGATTCGGGAGCGCACGACCGTGCGCAAGGATCAATAA
- a CDS encoding 4-hydroxy-3-methylbut-2-enyl diphosphate reductase codes for MSTLAPSAPQKVNLRRPDVMEAVQAQVVAHYRSELVDRIRAHGGILSADGRLTIKLAKEFGFCYGVERAIDLAYAARKVFPAPKPIYLLGEIIHNPEVNDQIRNMGIQTIPPKPTEAEMSRLGAEDVVIIPAFGTEVGTRKKIEQKGCIMVDTTCGDVMSVWKRVRQYSKESVTSIIHGKAKHEETKATTSQATAYGAGHYLVVYDLAETDYVCNYILNGGDKAEFLEKFKGAYSPGFDPEIHLQAVGVANQTTMLRGETEEVQRRIRAAMEKKHGTETLPQHFRFFDTICGATQDRQDALEKMLKEPMNLLIVVGGYNSSNTSHLAEMGEKVLPTYFIKNAAKMVSDKLIVHYNLHKQQEVETRDWLPPGTITVGITAGASCPNNLIEDAIRRLFELKGVSVQELLAS; via the coding sequence ATGTCAACTCTAGCGCCCAGCGCGCCGCAAAAAGTGAACCTTCGCCGGCCCGATGTGATGGAAGCCGTGCAGGCGCAGGTTGTCGCTCATTATCGCAGCGAACTGGTGGACCGAATCCGGGCGCACGGCGGCATCCTTTCCGCCGATGGCCGGCTCACCATCAAGCTGGCCAAGGAATTCGGCTTTTGTTACGGAGTCGAGCGCGCCATCGATCTCGCCTACGCGGCACGCAAGGTTTTTCCCGCGCCCAAACCGATTTATCTCCTCGGCGAAATCATTCACAACCCCGAGGTGAACGACCAGATCCGCAACATGGGCATCCAGACCATTCCGCCGAAACCGACCGAGGCAGAAATGTCGCGGTTGGGCGCGGAGGACGTGGTCATCATTCCGGCGTTCGGCACCGAGGTCGGCACGCGAAAGAAAATCGAACAGAAGGGTTGCATCATGGTGGACACCACCTGCGGCGACGTGATGAGTGTCTGGAAGCGCGTCCGCCAGTACTCGAAGGAATCGGTCACCAGCATCATTCACGGCAAAGCCAAACATGAGGAAACGAAGGCCACCACTTCGCAGGCCACGGCCTATGGCGCCGGACATTACCTCGTCGTCTATGACCTCGCGGAAACGGATTACGTCTGCAATTACATTCTGAACGGTGGCGACAAGGCGGAGTTTCTCGAAAAATTCAAAGGCGCCTACTCCCCCGGCTTCGACCCGGAGATCCATTTGCAGGCGGTCGGCGTCGCCAACCAGACGACCATGTTGCGCGGCGAAACCGAGGAGGTGCAGCGCCGCATCCGGGCCGCGATGGAAAAGAAGCACGGCACAGAAACTTTGCCGCAGCATTTCCGGTTCTTCGACACCATCTGCGGCGCAACGCAGGACCGTCAGGACGCGCTGGAAAAAATGCTCAAAGAACCGATGAATCTGCTCATCGTTGTGGGCGGTTACAACTCCTCCAATACATCGCACCTCGCCGAGATGGGCGAGAAGGTTCTGCCGACCTACTTCATCAAGAACGCCGCAAAAATGGTTTCAGACAAGCTCATCGTCCACTACAACCTGCACAAGCAGCAGGAGGTCGAGACGCGCGACTGGCTGCCGCCGGGCACCATCACCGTGGGCATCACCGCCGGCGCTTCGTGCCCGAACAACCTGATCGAAGACGCGATTCGACGGCTGTTCGAGTTGAAGGGTGTTTCCGTGCAGGAGTTGCTAGCGAGCTGA
- a CDS encoding deoxyguanosinetriphosphate triphosphohydrolase, which yields MPRTREELEQLERLSLAPYAQFSADTRGREYPEEPPDWRTHYQRDRDRVIHSRAFRRLEYKTQVFLNGSGDHLRTRLTHTMEVAAIARNVARALKLNEDLAETIALAHDLGHSPFGHKGELVLDKLMKDNGGFEHNRQSLRVVEELEQKYPGFPGLNLTWEVREGLAKHQTSYDRPGRRRGFEAKSASLEAQVANLADEITYYSHDLDDGLESGLLSEKDLCRDVRLWNQAARTVKKQYGELPDECRRYFIIRCIIDGQVRDVVETTEKLVLGSGATSADDVRRQRKTLAQYSSKRRELNLELRNYLYQNLYYNPVVHEPNQRAVRMMEQLFQYYLEHPQEIGAQSRKRIRKIGLSRAVCDYIAGMTDRYVIQEYNRVFGLKL from the coding sequence ATGCCCCGCACCCGCGAAGAACTGGAACAGCTCGAGCGCCTGAGCCTCGCGCCTTACGCCCAGTTCAGCGCCGACACTCGCGGACGTGAATACCCTGAGGAACCGCCGGACTGGCGGACGCATTACCAGCGCGACCGCGACCGCGTCATTCATTCGCGCGCGTTCCGCCGGCTCGAATATAAAACGCAGGTGTTCCTGAACGGCAGCGGTGATCATCTGCGCACGCGGCTGACGCACACGATGGAAGTCGCCGCCATCGCCCGCAACGTCGCCCGCGCCCTCAAGCTGAACGAGGATCTGGCGGAGACCATCGCACTGGCGCACGACCTCGGCCATTCGCCGTTCGGGCACAAAGGCGAGCTGGTCCTGGACAAGCTGATGAAAGACAACGGCGGATTCGAACATAACCGCCAGAGCCTGCGAGTCGTTGAAGAGCTGGAGCAAAAGTACCCAGGCTTTCCCGGGCTGAATCTGACATGGGAAGTCCGTGAAGGATTGGCCAAACACCAGACCAGCTACGATCGTCCAGGCAGACGCCGGGGTTTCGAAGCGAAATCCGCTTCACTGGAGGCGCAGGTCGCCAATCTCGCCGACGAAATCACCTATTACAGCCACGACCTCGACGACGGGCTGGAGTCCGGTCTCCTTTCAGAAAAAGACCTGTGTCGCGACGTGCGCCTCTGGAACCAGGCCGCGCGAACGGTGAAAAAACAATACGGCGAACTGCCCGACGAATGCCGCCGCTACTTCATCATCCGTTGCATCATTGACGGCCAAGTGCGCGATGTGGTCGAGACGACGGAAAAACTCGTCCTTGGTTCGGGCGCGACGTCGGCGGACGATGTTCGACGCCAGCGCAAGACCCTGGCGCAATACAGTTCGAAGCGGCGCGAGCTGAATCTGGAATTGCGGAATTACCTCTACCAGAATCTCTACTACAACCCGGTGGTTCATGAGCCGAACCAGCGCGCGGTCCGGATGATGGAACAACTGTTCCAGTATTATTTGGAGCACCCGCAGGAAATCGGCGCGCAATCACGGAAACGCATCAGGAAAATCGGGCTGAGCCGCGCAGTCTGCGACTACATTGCGGGTATGACCGACCGTTACGTGATCCAGGAATACAATCGAGTGTTTGGGTTGAAGCTCTGA
- a CDS encoding TlpA disulfide reductase family protein — protein MNNRRIVGTSSASRIFPAILCCWAVLAACGGERLIGTKPREWRAEHWLNSEPLKLADLKGKVVLVRWWTAPDCPYCRATAPALNEFYREYHQRGLEVIGFYHHKSDEALRVEDVKRRAEKFGFKFPVAIDTGWRTLNQWWLDTGDRDFTSVSFLIDRKGVIRHVHPGGQYVKGDKAYAGMKSKIEELLAEK, from the coding sequence ATGAACAACAGGCGCATTGTGGGAACGAGTTCGGCCTCCCGTATTTTTCCGGCCATATTGTGTTGTTGGGCGGTCCTGGCGGCCTGTGGCGGTGAAAGACTGATTGGCACCAAACCGCGTGAATGGCGGGCCGAACACTGGCTGAATTCCGAGCCGCTGAAACTCGCAGACCTCAAGGGGAAGGTTGTTCTGGTCCGCTGGTGGACGGCCCCCGATTGTCCGTACTGCAGGGCCACCGCGCCGGCGCTGAATGAATTCTACCGCGAATACCACCAGCGCGGCCTGGAGGTCATTGGCTTCTATCACCACAAATCCGACGAGGCGTTGCGCGTCGAGGACGTGAAGAGACGCGCGGAGAAATTCGGCTTCAAATTTCCCGTGGCCATTGACACCGGCTGGCGCACATTGAATCAATGGTGGCTCGATACCGGCGACCGTGACTTCACGAGCGTGAGTTTCCTCATTGACCGCAAGGGCGTCATTCGCCATGTCCATCCCGGCGGCCAATATGTGAAAGGCGACAAGGCTTACGCGGGAATGAAATCGAAGATCGAGGAATTGCTGGCGGAGAAGTGA
- the der gene encoding ribosome biogenesis GTPase Der, with amino-acid sequence MSGLIAIVGRPNVGKSALFNRITGRRIAIVHDQPGVTRDRVSAEAEWSGRPFTLVDTGGIGLLRGEKADDVIAQAALDQVNIAIDTANVIILVVNVQEGTVPLDREAADRLRKSGKPVLVAANKADTERAEAAADEFVELGFDRIFPVSAIHNKGIGPLMDASAALLPPVSEIKFAASDSCDKAGGLDQATAESQEPGPLALKLAIVGRPNVGKSSLINTLTRSERVVVSPIPGTTRDAVDVPFEVETEGIRQKYILIDTAGMRKNRHGADSIEFFSVKRSEDSIARCDIAIFVLDAEEGILEQDKKIGGKILEEKKACIVVVNKWDLLEDVVRKAREEEIARRNRKAGTSGAKPMTTLVEFGQWVQKYLFFLDFAPVIFASAKSGFHLDRLLEAVRYVAAQLQQKIPTAILNRTLRDAIERRQPVSAGGHRLKFFYATQVKQAPPTFLLFVNRSELFSETYRKYLTGEMRRAFGYEGCPIVLAAKARPKTIESRRGTKRQGRKPGRARSAFR; translated from the coding sequence ATGTCAGGTTTGATCGCCATCGTCGGCCGGCCCAATGTCGGGAAGTCGGCGTTGTTCAACCGCATCACCGGCCGGCGGATTGCGATTGTCCACGACCAGCCCGGCGTGACGCGCGACCGGGTGAGCGCGGAGGCTGAATGGAGCGGCCGGCCGTTCACTCTGGTGGACACGGGCGGCATCGGCCTTTTGCGCGGGGAGAAGGCGGACGACGTGATCGCGCAGGCGGCGCTGGACCAGGTGAACATCGCCATTGACACGGCGAATGTCATCATCCTCGTCGTCAACGTCCAGGAGGGCACCGTGCCGCTCGACCGCGAAGCAGCCGACCGTCTGCGCAAGTCGGGCAAACCGGTGCTGGTGGCGGCCAACAAGGCGGACACCGAACGCGCCGAAGCCGCCGCTGATGAATTTGTCGAGCTGGGGTTCGACAGGATTTTCCCCGTCAGTGCCATTCATAACAAAGGCATCGGCCCGCTCATGGACGCTTCCGCCGCACTGCTTCCCCCCGTTTCGGAGATCAAGTTCGCGGCTTCTGATTCATGCGACAAAGCGGGGGGTCTGGACCAAGCAACCGCCGAAAGCCAGGAACCCGGACCATTGGCGTTAAAACTCGCCATCGTGGGGCGACCGAACGTCGGCAAATCGTCGCTTATCAACACGCTCACACGATCCGAGCGCGTCGTCGTCAGCCCGATTCCCGGCACGACCCGGGACGCGGTGGATGTCCCATTCGAGGTCGAAACCGAAGGGATCCGCCAGAAATACATTCTCATCGACACGGCCGGAATGAGGAAAAACCGGCATGGCGCGGACTCGATTGAATTCTTCAGCGTGAAACGTTCGGAAGACTCGATTGCACGCTGTGACATCGCGATATTTGTTCTCGACGCCGAGGAAGGCATTCTCGAGCAGGACAAGAAAATCGGCGGAAAGATCCTTGAAGAAAAGAAGGCCTGCATCGTCGTCGTCAATAAATGGGACTTGCTGGAAGACGTCGTGCGCAAGGCACGCGAGGAGGAAATCGCAAGGCGAAACCGAAAGGCGGGAACCTCCGGCGCCAAACCGATGACGACGCTTGTGGAATTCGGCCAGTGGGTTCAGAAATATTTGTTCTTCCTCGACTTCGCGCCGGTGATTTTCGCTTCCGCGAAGTCTGGCTTCCATCTGGACCGGCTGTTGGAAGCGGTGCGGTACGTGGCCGCTCAGTTGCAGCAGAAAATTCCCACCGCCATCCTGAATCGAACTCTCCGCGACGCGATCGAACGACGGCAGCCGGTCAGCGCCGGCGGCCACCGGTTGAAATTTTTTTACGCAACTCAGGTCAAACAGGCCCCGCCCACATTCTTGCTGTTCGTCAACCGCAGCGAACTGTTTTCGGAGACTTATCGAAAATATCTGACGGGCGAAATGCGCCGCGCCTTTGGCTATGAAGGTTGCCCCATCGTGCTTGCCGCCAAAGCGCGCCCCAAGACAATCGAGAGCAGGCGGGGCACAAAGAGGCAGGGACGAAAGCCGGGCCGCGCCAGATCCGCCTTTCGGTAG